In Streptomyces sp. NBC_00306, a single genomic region encodes these proteins:
- a CDS encoding MalY/PatB family protein → MTYDFDTVVDRRGTWCIQWDGVADRFGVDGLLPFTISDMDFTSPPEVLDALQQRIAHGVFGYTDWRHDDFLSAVGHWFSSRHDTAIDTGRLVYAPSVLNQLSQLLRMWSEPGDGIVVHTPTYDGFLKAISGLGRELRGVPAGDMAALERQLARPDSTVLVLCSPHNPTGRVWTEAELTETARLAAAYGVAVVSDEIHADFVHPEFVAPGQRHLPWTRFGTGRWALITSATKAFNFPALSGSYGIIGDPDDHAAFLRRMQTGEGLASPAVLSLTAHIAAYRRGGPWLDALGSYVAGNLRMVAERLAAAFPQLGWEPPHAGYLAWIDLRAVLRPRIDDAELQRELIEREKVAIMPGTTYGCEGFVRLNVGCPRAKAEQGVDALIRALRRLE, encoded by the coding sequence ATGACGTACGACTTCGACACCGTCGTCGACCGCCGCGGCACCTGGTGCATCCAGTGGGACGGGGTCGCCGACCGCTTCGGGGTGGACGGGCTGCTGCCGTTCACCATCTCGGACATGGACTTCACCTCCCCGCCGGAGGTACTGGACGCGCTCCAGCAGCGCATCGCCCACGGTGTCTTCGGATACACCGACTGGCGCCACGACGACTTCCTGTCCGCGGTGGGCCACTGGTTCAGCAGTCGCCACGACACCGCGATCGACACCGGCCGGCTCGTCTACGCGCCCTCCGTGCTCAACCAGCTCTCGCAGCTGCTGCGGATGTGGAGCGAGCCCGGTGACGGGATCGTCGTCCACACCCCCACCTACGACGGCTTCCTGAAGGCGATATCCGGGCTCGGGCGGGAGCTGCGCGGGGTGCCGGCCGGCGACATGGCGGCTCTGGAACGGCAGCTCGCCCGGCCCGACAGCACCGTGCTGGTGCTCTGCTCGCCCCACAATCCGACCGGCCGGGTGTGGACGGAGGCCGAGCTGACGGAGACGGCACGGCTGGCGGCCGCGTACGGAGTCGCCGTCGTCAGCGACGAGATCCACGCCGACTTCGTCCACCCCGAGTTCGTGGCCCCAGGTCAGCGGCATCTGCCCTGGACGCGCTTCGGCACCGGCCGCTGGGCCCTGATCACCTCCGCCACCAAGGCCTTCAACTTCCCCGCGCTGAGCGGCTCCTACGGCATCATCGGCGACCCCGACGACCATGCGGCGTTTCTGCGCCGGATGCAGACCGGTGAAGGGCTCGCCTCGCCCGCCGTGCTGTCGCTGACCGCGCACATCGCCGCCTACCGCCGGGGCGGTCCGTGGCTCGACGCGCTCGGCTCGTACGTCGCCGGCAATCTGCGGATGGTCGCCGAGCGGCTCGCCGCCGCGTTTCCGCAGCTCGGCTGGGAGCCGCCTCATGCGGGCTACCTCGCCTGGATCGATCTGCGCGCCGTTCTGCGACCACGCATCGATGACGCGGAGCTTCAGCGGGAGCTGATCGAGCGCGAGAAGGTGGCCATCATGCCGGGGACGACCTACGGCTGCGAGGGCTTCGTCCGGCTGAACGTCGGCTGTCCCCGCGCCAAGGCCGAGCAGGGGGTGGACGCGCTGATCCGCGCCCTCCGCCGACTCGAATGA
- a CDS encoding NmrA family NAD(P)-binding protein, producing MTHLVTGATGTVGRQVVAELLRLGLPVRALTRDPATADFPAGVEVVRGDLTEPESLAAALEGVTGLHLITFGGPYFTPLESGPRILELAREAGVRRITVLHGGGPTPLEDAVRGSGESFAWTVVMPVEFMANALEWADGIRSDDRVREPFTGRLSAMVHEADIGAVVAVALSEDGHAGQEYVVTGPEALTLKDKTEALAAARGREIRLEELTAEEAVAQWREGGMPEDVIDFLLEVYGNTPLAGRTVAGTVEKVTGRPARTFAQWAEEHADAFRA from the coding sequence ATGACGCATCTCGTGACCGGAGCCACCGGAACCGTTGGCCGCCAGGTCGTCGCGGAGCTCCTCCGCCTCGGCCTCCCCGTCCGCGCCCTGACCCGCGACCCCGCCACGGCGGACTTCCCCGCCGGGGTCGAGGTCGTCCGCGGCGATCTCACCGAACCAGAGTCCCTCGCCGCCGCCCTGGAGGGCGTGACCGGTCTGCATCTGATCACCTTCGGCGGCCCGTACTTCACCCCGCTGGAGAGCGGTCCGCGCATCCTGGAGCTGGCCCGCGAGGCCGGCGTGCGCCGGATCACCGTGCTGCACGGCGGCGGCCCGACCCCGCTGGAGGACGCGGTGCGCGGCTCCGGCGAGTCCTTCGCGTGGACCGTCGTCATGCCGGTCGAGTTCATGGCGAACGCGCTGGAGTGGGCCGACGGCATCCGCAGCGATGACCGGGTGCGCGAGCCGTTCACCGGCCGGCTCAGCGCGATGGTGCACGAGGCCGACATCGGCGCGGTCGTCGCGGTCGCGCTGAGCGAGGACGGTCACGCCGGGCAGGAGTACGTCGTCACCGGCCCCGAGGCGCTGACGCTGAAGGACAAGACGGAAGCGCTGGCGGCGGCCCGCGGCCGGGAGATCCGGCTGGAGGAGCTGACCGCGGAGGAGGCCGTCGCGCAGTGGCGTGAGGGCGGTATGCCCGAGGACGTGATCGACTTCCTGCTGGAGGTGTACGGCAACACACCGCTCGCCGGCAGGACCGTCGCCGGCACGGTCGAGAAGGTCACCGGCCGGCCCGCCCGGACCTTCGCGCAGTGGGCCGAGGAGCACGCGGACGCCTTCCGCGCGTAG
- a CDS encoding MFS transporter produces the protein MDNRPGDIRLSSVTGRWVIMTTVLGSAMALLDSTVVNVALPRIGEDLDADLEVLQWTVNAYTLALAGLILLGGALGDRFGRRRIFVIGVIWFAGGSLLCGLAPNALVLVLARALQGIGGALLTPGSLALIQASFHPDDRARAVGLWSGFGGIGAAIGPFVGGWLVDGPGWRWVFLLNIPLALLCVPVALRHVPESRDPKAHGRFDILGAVLGATTLALVTYSLIASHVWAGIAGVLVGAAFVLLERRRPNAMLPLSLFKSRLFAAVNMVTVCVYAAFGGFFFLVALQLQVVSGYSALGAGLALLPTTLMMLLFSAKSGELGDKIGPRIPLTVGPLLCAAGMLLMLRVGENASYLADVLPALLVMGLGMVTVVAPLTATVLGSVDMARAGIASGINNAAARAAGLLAVAALPMLAGMGPEAYRSAVEFGETFRKAMPMCAGVLVVGSLIALWRVRKPEHVPERARPECRINCGVGAPPLEPSARHMPGPKVDPTRPDTP, from the coding sequence ATGGACAACCGCCCGGGCGACATCCGACTCTCCTCGGTCACCGGCCGGTGGGTGATCATGACGACCGTGCTGGGTTCCGCCATGGCCCTGCTGGACTCGACCGTCGTCAACGTGGCCCTGCCGCGCATCGGCGAGGATCTCGATGCGGACCTGGAGGTCCTCCAGTGGACCGTGAACGCGTACACGCTGGCGCTGGCGGGGCTGATCCTGCTGGGCGGGGCACTCGGTGATCGCTTCGGGCGACGCAGGATCTTCGTCATCGGCGTCATCTGGTTCGCCGGCGGGTCGCTGCTGTGCGGCCTGGCGCCCAACGCCCTTGTCCTGGTGCTCGCCCGCGCCCTCCAGGGCATCGGCGGCGCGCTCCTCACCCCGGGGTCGCTCGCGCTGATCCAGGCCAGTTTCCATCCGGACGACCGGGCGCGCGCGGTCGGACTGTGGTCCGGGTTCGGCGGCATCGGCGCCGCCATCGGCCCGTTCGTCGGCGGCTGGCTGGTCGACGGGCCGGGCTGGCGCTGGGTCTTCCTGCTCAACATCCCGCTCGCGCTGCTGTGTGTTCCCGTGGCGCTGCGCCATGTGCCGGAGTCGCGCGACCCGAAGGCCCATGGCCGGTTCGACATCCTCGGTGCGGTGCTCGGCGCGACCACGCTGGCCCTGGTGACGTACTCGCTCATCGCCTCGCACGTGTGGGCGGGCATCGCGGGTGTCCTCGTCGGCGCCGCCTTCGTCCTGCTGGAGCGGCGACGGCCCAACGCGATGCTGCCGCTGTCGCTCTTCAAGTCCCGGCTGTTCGCCGCGGTCAACATGGTGACCGTGTGCGTGTACGCGGCGTTCGGCGGCTTCTTCTTCCTGGTCGCGCTGCAACTCCAGGTGGTCTCGGGTTACTCGGCGCTCGGCGCGGGTCTCGCGCTGCTGCCGACGACCCTGATGATGCTGCTCTTCTCCGCGAAGTCGGGAGAGTTGGGGGACAAGATCGGCCCGCGCATTCCGCTCACGGTGGGCCCGCTGCTCTGCGCGGCGGGCATGCTGCTGATGCTGCGCGTCGGCGAGAACGCGTCGTACCTGGCCGATGTGCTGCCCGCGCTGCTGGTCATGGGGCTGGGCATGGTGACGGTGGTCGCCCCCCTGACGGCGACGGTGCTCGGCTCCGTGGACATGGCCCGTGCCGGTATCGCCAGCGGCATCAACAACGCGGCGGCGCGGGCCGCGGGCCTGCTCGCGGTGGCGGCGCTGCCGATGCTGGCGGGGATGGGCCCGGAGGCGTACCGGTCGGCGGTGGAGTTCGGGGAGACGTTCCGCAAGGCCATGCCGATGTGTGCGGGCGTGCTGGTGGTGGGGTCGCTGATCGCGCTGTGGCGGGTCCGCAAGCCGGAGCACGTGCCGGAGCGGGCGCGGCCGGAGTGCAGGATCAACTGCGGGGTGGGGGCGCCGCCGCTGGAGCCCTCGGCGCGGCACATGCCCGGACCGAAGGTCGACCCGACCCGCCCGGACACGCCCTGA
- the kynU gene encoding kynureninase, with protein MSESLAHEAAALDAADELASLRMLFTLDDGVYLDGNSLGALPAHVPARVADVVQRQWGELRIRSWGESGWWTAPERIGDRIAPLVGAAPGQIVVGDSTSVNVFKAVVGAVRLCDDPARTDIVVDATTFPTDGYIAESAARMTGRRLVPVAPADLPSVLGPSTAAVLLNHVDYRTGRLHDLPALTAAVHEAGALVVWDLCHSAGALPVGLDTNGVDLAVGCTYKYLNGGPGSPAYLYVAERHQPAFDSPLPGWTSHADPFAMTREFTAADGALRGRVGTPDILSMLALEAALEVWDGVGIEAVRAKSLALTDFFLKCVAAYVPEGRVTSLTPEDHSARGSQVALRCEEAPAVMEKLIARGVVGDLRRPDVLRFGFTPLYVGFGDAERAAATLAEILAA; from the coding sequence ATGTCTGAGTCCCTGGCCCACGAGGCCGCGGCGCTCGACGCCGCAGACGAACTGGCCAGTCTGCGCATGCTGTTCACGCTGGACGACGGCGTCTATCTGGACGGCAACTCGCTGGGTGCGCTGCCGGCCCATGTGCCGGCGCGCGTCGCCGATGTCGTGCAGCGGCAGTGGGGCGAACTGCGCATCCGCTCCTGGGGCGAGAGCGGCTGGTGGACCGCGCCGGAACGTATCGGCGACCGCATAGCACCGCTCGTCGGGGCCGCGCCCGGGCAGATCGTGGTCGGCGACTCCACCAGCGTCAACGTCTTCAAGGCGGTGGTGGGCGCGGTCCGGCTGTGCGACGACCCCGCCCGTACGGACATCGTCGTCGACGCCACGACCTTCCCCACCGACGGCTACATCGCGGAGTCGGCGGCCCGGATGACCGGCCGGCGGCTGGTGCCCGTCGCTCCGGCGGACCTGCCGTCGGTGCTCGGGCCCAGCACGGCCGCTGTTCTGCTCAATCACGTCGACTACCGCACCGGCCGCCTCCACGACCTGCCGGCGCTGACCGCGGCGGTGCACGAGGCGGGCGCGCTGGTGGTCTGGGACCTGTGCCACAGCGCGGGCGCGCTGCCCGTCGGGCTCGACACGAACGGCGTGGACCTGGCGGTCGGCTGCACCTACAAGTACCTGAACGGTGGGCCGGGTTCACCGGCGTACCTCTATGTCGCCGAGCGCCATCAGCCGGCCTTCGACTCGCCCCTGCCGGGCTGGACCTCGCACGCGGACCCGTTCGCGATGACCCGCGAGTTCACGGCGGCGGACGGCGCGCTCCGCGGCCGGGTCGGGACGCCCGACATCCTGTCCATGCTGGCGTTGGAGGCGGCGCTCGAGGTCTGGGACGGGGTCGGGATCGAGGCCGTACGGGCCAAGAGCCTGGCGCTCACGGACTTCTTCCTGAAGTGCGTCGCCGCCTATGTCCCGGAGGGCAGGGTCACGTCGCTGACTCCTGAGGACCACTCGGCGCGGGGCAGTCAGGTCGCGCTGCGGTGCGAGGAGGCGCCGGCCGTGATGGAGAAGCTGATCGCGCGCGGAGTGGTGGGTGACCTGCGCAGGCCGGACGTGCTGCGGTTCGGGTTCACGCCGCTGTACGTCGGGTTCGGGGACGCGGAGAGGGCGGCGGCGACGCTGGCGGAGATCCTCGCGGCCTGA
- a CDS encoding DUF3152 domain-containing protein, protein MSGRRRKGNQSRARSRRRRPLPRPLARRLVLPGAALAVLVIASGAAVAHWGAAPGTPRAAADPAAPPGSPALVPDPQADESDASPPGRERRSPSAEAGPPNDPKPRITPSTEVPKPAKPSRKAAPPPAVPASGPGTFATARSAGSPVGAGQVRRYRVQVENGIAVSAEEAATEIERILAHPQGWAANGKGSFQLVTGDADFVIRIATPATADALCRRQGLNTRGELNCETTDGVVVNLRRWMLGSPTFAGTPAEYRHLIINHEVGHEIGLRTHMGCPGPGEPAPVMMQQIKGLDGCRSNAWPYDEDGTYLTGPVIE, encoded by the coding sequence TTGAGCGGCCGCAGACGCAAGGGAAACCAGTCGCGTGCACGCAGTCGTCGAAGACGGCCGCTGCCCCGCCCGCTCGCCCGCCGTCTCGTTCTGCCCGGCGCGGCCCTCGCCGTCCTGGTGATCGCCTCGGGCGCGGCCGTCGCCCACTGGGGCGCCGCCCCCGGCACACCACGGGCTGCCGCCGACCCGGCCGCACCGCCCGGCTCCCCGGCACTCGTACCGGACCCGCAGGCCGATGAGAGCGACGCCTCCCCGCCCGGCCGGGAGCGCCGGAGCCCGTCCGCCGAGGCCGGGCCGCCGAATGACCCGAAGCCGCGGATCACGCCCTCCACCGAGGTCCCGAAGCCCGCGAAGCCCTCGCGCAAGGCGGCGCCGCCGCCCGCCGTCCCCGCCTCCGGCCCCGGAACCTTCGCCACCGCCCGCTCGGCCGGCAGCCCGGTCGGCGCCGGCCAGGTGCGCCGCTACCGGGTCCAGGTCGAGAACGGCATCGCCGTCTCCGCAGAGGAGGCCGCCACCGAGATCGAGCGCATACTCGCCCATCCCCAGGGCTGGGCCGCGAACGGCAAGGGCTCCTTCCAGCTCGTCACCGGGGACGCCGATTTCGTCATACGGATCGCCACCCCGGCCACCGCCGACGCCCTGTGCCGGCGGCAGGGGCTCAACACCCGCGGTGAGCTGAACTGCGAGACGACGGACGGCGTCGTGGTCAATCTGCGCCGCTGGATGCTGGGCTCGCCCACCTTCGCCGGGACGCCCGCCGAGTACCGGCATCTGATCATCAACCACGAGGTCGGGCACGAGATCGGTCTGCGTACCCACATGGGCTGCCCGGGCCCGGGCGAGCCGGCGCCGGTCATGATGCAGCAGATCAAGGGCCTCGACGGGTGCCGTTCGAACGCCTGGCCCTACGACGAGGACGGGACGTATCTCACCGGCCCGGTGATCGAATGA
- the pyrE gene encoding orotate phosphoribosyltransferase, which translates to MTDVRAELLQQIKDKAVVHGKVTLSSGLEADYYVDLRRITLDGTAAPLVGQVMSDLTADLDFDCVGGLTLGADPVATSILHAAAARGQRVDAFVVRKAAKAHGMQRRVEGPDISGRRCLVVEDTSTTGGSPLTAVEAVREAGGEVVAVATIVDRATGAGEKISGTAGVPYLYAYSLDELGLA; encoded by the coding sequence ATGACTGACGTACGCGCTGAGCTGCTCCAGCAGATCAAGGACAAGGCCGTGGTGCACGGCAAGGTGACCCTCTCGTCGGGTCTTGAGGCCGACTACTACGTGGACCTTCGCCGGATCACGCTCGACGGAACCGCCGCGCCGCTCGTCGGCCAGGTCATGTCCGACCTGACCGCCGACCTCGACTTCGACTGCGTCGGCGGGCTCACGCTGGGCGCCGACCCCGTGGCCACGTCGATCCTGCACGCCGCCGCCGCGCGCGGACAGCGCGTGGACGCCTTCGTCGTCCGCAAGGCGGCCAAGGCGCACGGCATGCAGCGGCGCGTCGAGGGCCCGGACATCTCGGGCCGGCGCTGCCTCGTCGTCGAGGACACCTCCACGACCGGCGGTTCGCCGCTGACAGCGGTCGAGGCCGTGCGCGAGGCCGGCGGCGAGGTCGTGGCCGTGGCGACGATCGTGGACCGGGCGACGGGCGCCGGGGAGAAGATCAGCGGCACGGCCGGGGTGCCGTATCTGTACGCCTACTCGCTGGACGAGCTCGGACTGGCCTGA
- a CDS encoding aldose epimerase family protein: MSSSEESVRLAAGDVELTVHPQNGCRIASLVIGGTEVLRQGERYGSFPMVPWCGRVGDGRFRNGDVVHQLPLNSPPHAIHGTGRDVAWRTARAGKDEAAFTFELAEPWPYTGRVTQTFALTEDSLTLTMGVETYDTSFPAQAGWHPWFLRNLGGQDVRVDFTAAWQEERGEDHLPTGRRIPPQPSPWDDCFGMPDGVLVTLTWPEQLELTVASRSEWVVVYDEQDEAVCVEPQSGPPNGLDSDPRFVTPIDPLEMAATWSWRRL, translated from the coding sequence GCAAGCCTGGTCATCGGAGGCACCGAGGTGCTCCGGCAGGGCGAGCGGTACGGCTCCTTCCCGATGGTGCCGTGGTGCGGCCGGGTCGGGGACGGCCGGTTCCGCAACGGTGACGTGGTGCATCAACTGCCGCTCAACTCCCCGCCGCACGCCATTCACGGCACCGGCCGGGACGTCGCCTGGCGCACCGCCCGCGCCGGCAAGGACGAGGCGGCCTTCACCTTCGAACTCGCGGAGCCCTGGCCGTACACCGGGCGCGTCACACAGACCTTCGCGCTGACGGAGGACTCCCTGACTCTGACCATGGGCGTCGAGACGTACGACACCTCGTTCCCCGCGCAGGCCGGCTGGCACCCCTGGTTCCTGCGCAACCTCGGCGGCCAGGACGTACGCGTCGACTTCACCGCCGCCTGGCAGGAGGAGCGCGGCGAGGACCACCTCCCGACCGGCCGCCGGATCCCGCCGCAGCCGAGCCCGTGGGACGACTGCTTCGGCATGCCCGACGGCGTTCTCGTCACCCTCACCTGGCCTGAGCAGCTGGAGCTGACCGTGGCCAGCCGCTCCGAGTGGGTCGTGGTCTACGACGAGCAGGACGAGGCCGTGTGCGTGGAGCCCCAGTCCGGTCCGCCGAACGGTCTCGACTCCGATCCGCGGTTCGTCACCCCGATCGACCCGCTGGAGATGGCCGCGACCTGGAGCTGGCGCCGGCTGTGA
- a CDS encoding DUF3151 domain-containing protein, which produces MAIHENLLGGPPPTHLPDDPEPRELLAAGTAPADVAAKYPTSSLAWARLADDAFENGSVVESYAYARTGYHRGLDSLRRSGWKGHGPVPWEHEPNRGFLRALHALARAAQAIGEQEEYERCATFLRDSSETAADTLG; this is translated from the coding sequence ATGGCCATCCATGAAAATCTGCTGGGGGGACCGCCCCCGACCCACCTCCCCGACGACCCCGAGCCGCGCGAGCTGCTCGCCGCCGGGACAGCACCCGCGGACGTCGCCGCCAAGTACCCCACCTCCTCGCTGGCCTGGGCACGGCTCGCCGACGACGCCTTCGAGAACGGCAGTGTCGTGGAGTCGTACGCCTACGCGCGCACCGGCTACCACCGCGGACTCGACTCCCTGCGCCGCAGCGGCTGGAAGGGCCACGGCCCGGTGCCGTGGGAGCACGAGCCGAACCGCGGCTTCCTGCGCGCCCTGCACGCGCTGGCCCGCGCCGCGCAGGCGATCGGTGAGCAGGAGGAGTACGAGCGCTGCGCGACCTTCCTGCGCGACTCCTCCGAGACGGCCGCAGACACCCTCGGATGA
- a CDS encoding alpha/beta hydrolase family protein, translating into MPDPVARDAAEEASAFSHPAVDPDASVPYGDHPDQVVDFYAPRGGQASVPLVVVLHGGAWRGAYDRRHVTPFADFLARRGLAVANVEYRRGREIPAQGGTSPVAGRWPETFDDVAAVLDALPDLARKALPEADVRRTVLTGHSAGGHLALWAAARHVLPVGSPWRLPAPPALRGVVALAPIADFARAVELDVCGDAVHQLLGGESEFEERRPHADPALLLPTGIATAIVQGRTDTTVPYPVVDSYVDAAAKAGETVGLTLLEEVGHFPLIDPAADACAVVAEEIAQLAW; encoded by the coding sequence ATGCCCGACCCTGTCGCCCGTGACGCCGCAGAGGAAGCGTCGGCGTTCTCGCATCCCGCCGTCGACCCCGACGCCTCCGTCCCGTACGGCGACCATCCCGACCAGGTCGTCGACTTCTACGCGCCCCGCGGCGGGCAGGCCTCGGTGCCGCTCGTCGTCGTGCTGCACGGGGGCGCCTGGCGGGGAGCGTACGACCGCCGGCATGTCACGCCCTTCGCCGACTTCCTGGCCCGCCGCGGCCTCGCCGTCGCCAATGTCGAGTACCGCCGCGGGCGGGAGATTCCGGCGCAGGGCGGGACCAGTCCGGTGGCGGGCCGCTGGCCGGAGACCTTCGACGATGTGGCCGCCGTCCTGGACGCGCTGCCGGATCTCGCGCGCAAGGCGCTCCCGGAGGCGGACGTCCGGCGCACGGTGCTGACCGGGCACTCCGCCGGCGGACATCTGGCGCTCTGGGCCGCGGCCCGGCATGTGCTGCCCGTGGGGTCGCCGTGGCGGCTGCCCGCCCCTCCCGCGCTGCGCGGTGTGGTCGCCCTCGCGCCGATCGCGGACTTCGCGCGGGCGGTGGAGCTCGATGTGTGCGGCGATGCGGTGCACCAACTCCTGGGCGGGGAGAGCGAGTTCGAGGAGCGCCGGCCGCACGCCGATCCGGCGCTGCTGCTGCCCACGGGCATCGCCACCGCGATCGTGCAGGGTCGCACCGACACCACCGTGCCGTATCCCGTCGTCGATTCGTACGTGGACGCCGCGGCGAAGGCCGGGGAGACCGTGGGGCTGACCCTGCTGGAGGAGGTCGGGCACTTCCCGCTCATCGACCCGGCGGCCGACGCCTGTGCCGTCGTCGCGGAGGAGATCGCCCAGCTCGCCTGGTGA
- the fbaA gene encoding class II fructose-bisphosphate aldolase, with protein MPIATPEVYNEMLDRAKAGKFAYPAINVTSSQTLHAALRGFAEAESDGIIQISTGGAEFLGGQYNKDMVTGAVALAEFAHIVAAKYDITVALHTDHCPKDKLDGYVRPLLAISAERVAAGKNPLFQSHMWDGSAETLADNLAIGQELLAQAVAAKIILEVEITPTGGEEDGVTHEINDELYTTVDDAIRTAEALGLGDKGRYLLAASFGNVHGVYKPGNVVLRPELLKDLQEGVAKKFGKAEPFDFVFHGGSGSTAEEIATALENGVVKMNLDTDTQYAFTRPVADHMFKNYDGVLKVDGEVGSKKTYDPRTWGKAAEAGMAKRVSEACAALRSTGTKLK; from the coding sequence ATGCCCATCGCAACCCCCGAGGTCTACAACGAGATGCTCGACCGGGCGAAGGCAGGCAAGTTCGCCTACCCGGCCATCAACGTGACCTCCTCCCAGACCCTGCACGCTGCGCTGCGCGGCTTCGCGGAGGCCGAGAGCGACGGCATCATCCAGATCTCCACCGGCGGTGCCGAGTTCCTGGGTGGCCAGTACAACAAGGACATGGTCACCGGAGCGGTCGCCCTGGCCGAGTTCGCGCACATCGTCGCCGCGAAGTACGACATCACGGTCGCCCTGCACACCGACCACTGCCCCAAGGACAAGCTGGACGGCTATGTCCGTCCGCTGCTCGCCATCTCCGCCGAGCGCGTCGCCGCGGGCAAGAACCCGCTGTTCCAGAGCCACATGTGGGACGGCTCCGCCGAGACCCTCGCGGACAACCTGGCCATCGGGCAGGAGCTGCTCGCGCAGGCCGTCGCCGCCAAGATCATCCTTGAGGTCGAGATCACCCCGACCGGCGGCGAGGAGGACGGTGTCACCCACGAGATCAACGACGAGCTCTACACCACCGTCGACGACGCGATCCGCACCGCCGAGGCGCTCGGCCTCGGGGACAAGGGCCGCTACCTGCTCGCCGCCTCCTTCGGCAACGTCCACGGCGTCTACAAGCCGGGCAACGTCGTTCTGCGCCCCGAGCTGCTGAAGGACCTCCAGGAGGGCGTCGCCAAGAAGTTCGGCAAGGCCGAGCCCTTCGACTTCGTGTTCCACGGCGGTTCCGGTTCGACGGCCGAGGAGATCGCGACCGCGCTGGAGAACGGCGTCGTCAAGATGAACCTCGACACCGACACGCAGTACGCCTTCACCCGCCCCGTCGCGGACCACATGTTCAAGAACTACGACGGTGTGCTGAAGGTCGACGGCGAGGTCGGCTCCAAGAAGACCTACGACCCGCGCACCTGGGGCAAGGCCGCCGAGGCCGGCATGGCCAAGCGCGTCTCCGAGGCCTGCGCCGCCCTGCGCTCCACGGGCACCAAGCTCAAGTAA
- a CDS encoding tryptophan 2,3-dioxygenase family protein — protein sequence MSHDATPNLDFAGTTPYEDYVQADVLTHLQHPLSEDPGEMVFLVTTQVMELWFTVIVHEWETATRALREDRVQVARDALKRSVRELEALNASWRPLAQLTPAQFNSYRSALGEGSGFQSAMYRRMEFLLGDKSASMLVPHRGAPRVYAELEKALHEPSLYDEVLRLLARRGLPVPEAVLERDLSQKYEPSPEIEKVWATVYGGQDVGEPDSELVLLGEALTDVGELVWRWRNDHLVATRRAMGSKTGTGGSAGVAWLEKRARKNVFPELWTARSHV from the coding sequence ATGTCACATGACGCGACCCCGAATCTGGATTTCGCGGGTACCACTCCGTACGAGGACTACGTCCAGGCGGACGTCCTGACCCATCTCCAGCACCCGCTCTCGGAGGACCCGGGAGAGATGGTCTTCCTGGTCACCACCCAGGTCATGGAGCTGTGGTTCACCGTCATCGTCCACGAGTGGGAGACCGCGACCCGCGCCCTGCGCGAGGACCGGGTGCAGGTGGCGAGGGACGCGCTGAAGCGGTCGGTGCGTGAGCTGGAGGCGCTGAACGCCTCGTGGCGGCCGCTCGCCCAGCTGACACCCGCACAGTTCAACTCCTACCGCAGCGCCCTCGGTGAGGGCTCCGGCTTCCAGTCGGCGATGTACCGGCGGATGGAGTTCCTGCTCGGCGACAAGTCGGCGTCGATGCTGGTGCCGCACCGTGGCGCACCGCGGGTGTACGCCGAGCTGGAGAAGGCGCTGCACGAGCCGAGCCTGTACGACGAGGTGCTGCGGCTGCTCGCCCGGCGCGGGCTGCCGGTCCCGGAGGCGGTGCTGGAGCGCGACCTGTCGCAGAAGTACGAGCCGTCCCCCGAGATCGAGAAGGTCTGGGCGACGGTCTACGGCGGACAGGACGTCGGCGAGCCCGACTCCGAACTGGTCCTGCTCGGCGAGGCGTTGACGGACGTCGGCGAGCTCGTGTGGCGCTGGCGCAACGACCATCTGGTGGCGACGCGCCGCGCGATGGGTTCCAAGACGGGCACCGGTGGTTCCGCCGGTGTGGCCTGGCTGGAGAAGCGGGCCCGCAAGAACGTTTTCCCCGAGCTGTGGACGGCGCGCAGCCATGTCTGA